From Paenarthrobacter sp. A20:
CTGTGCGGGGACCTGGTTCTTGGACTTTGCCGGTACTGCGAAGCCGATGAAGTCCACACGGGCGCTGGCCGGCTTGTCGTCGATGGCCGGGAACTGGAAGGAAGAGTATTCGAATCCCGGGGCGGCGTAAGAACCGGTTTCGGTAGGCGTCCAGGAGCCGTTGAGGATCAGGGCCGCGTCGCCGTTTGCCCAAAGTTGCTGCTGCGCCGGAAACTTGCTCGCGTTGTAGCCACTGTTGAGGTATCCGCCGTTGACGAGGGTTTCAACCTTCCGGGCTGCTTCGAGCACTGAGGGGTCGTCCCAGCCTTCACCGGACTTGTCCTCAACAAGTGCCTTGAAACTGCCTGCACCCTTGAGCCGGAGCAGCGCCGTCACGAACCAGGTGGAGTTGTAGCCCGCAACGTCGCCGTCCGCCGCGATGGGAGCCGTTCCTCCAGCCTTCAGCTTGTCCAGGACCGCAATGAATTCATCCCAGGTAGCCGGCGGCTTGGCTTTGAGCTCCGGGTGCTTTGCGGCATCAAACCAGATGCCATCCGAGCTGACGCTGTAGGGAACCATCCACGGCTGTCCGTCTTCTCCCTTGAACACGCCATTGCTGGTGAACTTCTCCGGGATCACCGAACTGACCGTTTTGCCGTCCACCTCGTAGGAGTAGACCGACGTGAGCGGGCTCGCCTGGCCGGTTTCGCCAATCACGGGCGCTAGCTTTGCGAACGTTCCGTCCACCAGGTCCGGGACGTTGTTGGTGTTCAGCGCAGGGACGAGCTTCTCGGTGTTGCTGCGGCCCTGCCACTGGACACTGACTGTGGCTCCGGTTTCCTTTTCGAAATCGGCGATGGCGGCGGCGATGACCTTCTGCTGGGGCTCACCGTCTTTCCACATGGACCAGTAGTTGATGGTTTGGCCCGAAATGGAGCCGGAGATGTCCACGGCCTCGGCCGCGGTGGAGGCATCTGTGGCTCCACCGCATGCTGTGGTGGACAGGGCGAGTGCTGCACCCAACAGGGCGGCCAGCGGGCGAAGATGACGGGCTGTTTTGCCCATGGGAATCACCTTTCAAGTGAGGGGGAACCGGCCGGATGCGGTTCAGTGAGACGACTCTCACAGTCAGTGAAAGCAGGATTCAATGAGTACTTTTGAATGAGTCGGCACCGGTTACGGATCCCGGCGCGAACTGACCGAACCGGGGCCTGCAGTTCACTCCGATTAGGCATTTATTCCTCCTTTGGCGCTCC
This genomic window contains:
- a CDS encoding ABC transporter substrate-binding protein; its protein translation is MGKTARHLRPLAALLGAALALSTTACGGATDASTAAEAVDISGSISGQTINYWSMWKDGEPQQKVIAAAIADFEKETGATVSVQWQGRSNTEKLVPALNTNNVPDLVDGTFAKLAPVIGETGQASPLTSVYSYEVDGKTVSSVIPEKFTSNGVFKGEDGQPWMVPYSVSSDGIWFDAAKHPELKAKPPATWDEFIAVLDKLKAGGTAPIAADGDVAGYNSTWFVTALLRLKGAGSFKALVEDKSGEGWDDPSVLEAARKVETLVNGGYLNSGYNASKFPAQQQLWANGDAALILNGSWTPTETGSYAAPGFEYSSFQFPAIDDKPASARVDFIGFAVPAKSKNQVPAQ